CTATAGATATATGTTATgtgcgtgacccgtctcggtctagGAGGaagtttagccgagactatctgaatgtagtctaggcgatgactggtttttggtgtTGATCTTTTGGTTTGATGCCTaaagtttgactaaatgtttttatatcgcttcacgcgacttgtttatttatgtCTTTGATCTGTTCTAACCTTGCATCTTACGTTTCTGTGTCGGTCAGAATGAAACTAGCACAACATTCTTATCACAAACTAATGACATATGCTGACAGATTTATATTTCCTAACATACCGCTTCTCTGACAATTGTTCTTATCTTTGTCACGCGAGGCATATGCTGTTGTACACATAGCGTTGTGAATAACTAGTGTATTGCATTTACTGAGCGAACATCTAGAAAAATATGGCaggttctttctctgtcttcctcATCTTGGGTTTGTTGTTCCTCAAATGTAACGGATTTCCCGACCATGCTTCGACAGCAGAAGATTCGTCTCTGCCAAAAGAAGTCAAGGAACTGGTGGAGCGTATGTTGTCTGAGCGAGAAACCAAAATATCGGGCCTGTTGGATGAGCAAAGTGTCAGACTCGCTCAGCAAGAGGACTTGCTCAGTCAACAGGGGTCCAAGTTGTCCCAGCAAAAAAAAAGGCTTGCTCAACAAGAACGTAAAGTGTCTCAGCTAGAACTGTTGCTTCGTGAACAAGAGAAGGAAATGTCACTGCAGAAACTCCAGAACGCTCGACAGGACACGATTGTTTCACATCTAGACTTGACACTTCGTCAACTtgagaagaaacagtcccgGCAGGAAAGCGTGATAAGTCAACAGGAGAAAAATGTGTCCCGACAGAAAAGCGTTATAAGTGATCAGGAGAAGAAATTGTCCCGACAGAAAAGCGTTATAAGTGATCAGGAGAAGATATTGTCCCAGCAGGAAAGCGTGATAAGTCAACGGGAAAAGAAAGTGTCCCATCTGGAAATGACACTTCGTCAACAGGAAATGATAATTTCCCAAGTCCCTGAACTGTCTCGCTTCAAGGGATTACTTCTTCAGCAAAACTTGCGCAACCCTTTTTCTCAAAGCACGCTGTTCCGTCAACCAGACAATACCGAGCAAAACAGACGTAgcaaaactgaaactggtgtcAACATTCAAAATGCACGTGAAACTGTGAAGAAGTTTCATCCACAGAGCTCTAGAACCAACGCAACCAAGACACTCAATCCTGACGCAACGCACGGCAACAAGACGCTTCCCTCTTCATCGCATGACGTCAACGCTCGCTCCGATGACGCAGGGCCTTTAGAAGCCGTGATTAGTCACATCAGCCAGCAGGTGACTCAGATGAGTGCCAGCATCCAGACGCTGAAGAACGGCAACGACCAGCAAAACCTCGTCCTTGACGACGCGAGGACCTCCGTCTTTGTGCAGTGGGGCAGCTCTGCCTGCAGCCCCTCTTCAGAACTCGTGTACTCTGGGATTGTGGGTGGGTCGTTCTATACCAACACCGGGGCCGCCACCAACTTTCTCTGCCTCACTCTCTCCCCCATCTTCAGCGACCAACCCGTACCCCCCATAGCGGCTTACCTGTACGGCGGTGAGTACGAAACCTATGGCCCCCACCACGAAAAGGACCCCCTGTGTGCCGTGTGCAGGTCTCAGTTCTCCACGACAGTCATGATTCCTGGGACTAACGTCTGTACTTCTGGCTGGCACCTACAGTACAGCGGCTTCCTGATGGCTGGGGCGTTTCATCATACCGCTGGGACTGAGTACATTTGTGTGGACTCCCGCTTCGAGTACAGGATCGGTAGTGATAAAGATGAGAACGGGAAACTACTGTATTATACGGTGACCCAGTGTGGTACTTTGCCGTGTTCGCCTTACGTGAATCATAAGATTGTCACGTGTGCGGTTTGTTCCAAGTGAGGACTGGAACTGTTCATGAGGGTGAATACAAATAtaatatactagaatgaatacccgcttcgccgggtagccggcttcgccgggaagaagtacttagagccgtacgccggcttcgccgggtccgaactatggacccgccaagcttaggtccctcccagattcgtggaatgggaacagcacgaaaatgattcagtggccataatgccattcctgaccatatcgagtcccatccttgtcgacgaatgtaaccgtgttaatcacctttggaggcgaactccactcaaacaggactgagcaagttatggcttctcaacggaaggccagtacataaatttacacaaaagccgccagaccacatcacaaacagaactgaagaatgcacaggtgttgcttacatagagacacacacacttacacacacacacacacaaacacagagaagccgtatctatagagagatagatgacagtgtatttttcgcgtggttataaattgattcgacctttgcacttttacagtgaggataatttacgggtccaatttacgttctgtacactgcgttgaccttctaaaaataggtaacagtaacagaacgccgggaatatccgaagacgctcagcgcagtggacagcgcagtgtagtaacttacaactgaacgggaaagccacacgaaggaagggagataaacgccaaacactggagaagataaggaagagttacttataatggtgaaatgaacccaaaaacgaaaatgagttcagcgctgcgcgctgagagcacgtgttgaaatatctcatcgatgatattgtgtccggggtgtagctgaatacggtgtccaaatttgaaaaagatccaccgagaactttggcgttgtgatgtggtgtagcggctatggtgtgtcggtatgggggcccgggtaagctgaggtggaaccaaaatagctgaggtggaaccaaaatcggttccgcgctgcgcgctgagagcacgtgttgaaatatctcatcgaccaggttgtgtccagggtgtacctgaatatgatcaccaaatttgaaacagatccatcgagaaccttggccgcgcatcgcgcacagacacacagacagacagacagacactagtcgtatatatatatagatacgccAACGTGGAAGTTGTGTTAATGTTTggggttgtgtttgtgtgtgtgtctgacacgtgtgtgtgtgtgtgtgtgtgtgtgtctgacacgtgtgtgtgtgtgtgtgcgtgcgtgtgtgtgtgtgtgtgagtgtgtgtgtgtgagagagagagtgtgtgtgtgtgtgtgtgtgtgtgtgtgtgtgtgtgtgtgtgtgtgtgtgtgtgtgtgtgtgtgtgtgtgtgtgtgtaaatcaggctttgtgtctgtatatatctgtgtgtatgagagagggagagaaagagagaaaaagtatgtgcgtgtttgtatgtgtgtgtgtgtgtgtgtgagagagagaactcagaactcagaactcagaactttattacataagaagagagagagagagagagagagagagagagagagagagagagagagagagagagagagagagagagagagacggacacacacacacaaacacacacacacacacacacacacacagaaagagagatgtgtgtgtagGCGAGTCCGTACTATTACTAATTTTTGTGTCGATAACTACAGATGAAATGACTGCATGGGCTAAGAGACTCGTTTACGTCGGATAAATGTTATTCAACTTGTCGTACCGTGTAACTCATGACTGACATACTGAAAATGCGAGGAGACAGTGACCCCaaatagaaacaacaacaacacttccCATTTATTCCTGCCacacaacatgcacacacaaaaaagtggtgTAGCCAAGCCAAATTaccccgatttttttttttactgaaaggGTTAAAACACAGACGAGCAGGCACAGCCAGATATACGTGTACGAACGCACGCATACACTCAAGCACGCTCctaagcacgcacacacacacacgcacacacacacatacacacacacacacacacacacacacacacacacacacacacacacacacagagtaataATGTATTAatgatataaaaattatttcgtgatttaagaatgtttgtctcacatgctgtcaatgtattgtttgttaataTTCTATTAACtataactaaataaataaataaataaataaataagtattCAACTCACTAACTTAAATCACCCGCCCACTATTCACTCACTAACTAGCAAGTATCGTTTTTAGACGTTTTGCCTCAACTTAAAAGTTGATATCATTGTTCTCACAATGACATAACATCATTTGGCATCTGGACTACCAGGCATGTCAACATGTAATAAGCATACTTGCCTTCTCAGGTCCGTCGCTGTAAATGACACAATATCGTGGCATAAATTAGTCATATAAAACAGTGCGGCAGGTACGTGTATACATGTATGGCATCACGaaggttttttcttttcttcttattttcACAGCGAGAGAGTGACCTGCAGGGGAAGTAATACATTCGTCAAGTCAACTCTGCCTTGTCCCCATGGAAACTGTACTGTGTCTCTTGACCCTGCCCTTGATCGGAGCTGTACCTGCAGGGATGGAGAAACTGTCAGGTTTCACTTCGTTGGATCAGGGTGAGTGTGTATAAGATGATCGTGCTGCTGAATAACACATTTCCTTTCGCTATAAAGGCCgtccttaattcagcccgaagtcgGCTTTGCGAAAACTGCGTGAAGTCTTTGTTTGGGGTGAACTTTCAGTGCCAAAGCTATGTGCAGCCAGCTTCTTGAattagacttcgcgaagtcgacttcgtccaattTATGAGTCCCTTCAGGTGGAACATAACCTGGCATTACTTCGCAGGGAATGACATTTGTCACCAACAAAAGTACTTTATTTTGTCAAGTATTGCGTACTACGAGTATGTTGTGATGTTTAGGGTGTCAGATGTTTGAGTTATGGTGTTTAAGGTTAGATCCGACTCCTAACCGTAGATTCCCCTTCAACAACACAacacccccgccccctcctGTACCTCAATACGCACCTTGCTCTGGCTGTCTGGTTgggtgtctgtctctttgtctctctgtccgtctgtctgtctgtctgtctgtccgtctgcctgtctctatgtctgtctctgtctctgtctctttgtctctttgtctctgtctctctgtttctgtttctgtctgtctgtctgtctgtctgtctctctctctgtctctctctctgtctctgtctctgtctctgtctctctctctctctctctctctctctctctctctctctctctctctctctctctctctctctctctctcgtgattGATAATCTATCCTTAGCTGTCACAATGTAAATgtcctttgtttttttcttcctggCAGTTCTGTATTTTGTAACTGTTTAGCCTTTTGCCACATTTGATATcattcatcatcaccatcactcTGACTAAAGCAGTAACATCTCTGTGTTTGTTTGACCAGTTGATCACCTGGCTTTGTGTCTTCCGAGCGagcttctggacaatttgtcacatacgtttattacacccccggtataggggtgtgtataggattcggtcgatgtgtttgtttgtgtgtttgtgtgtttgtgtgtttgtgttcgcatatagatctcaagaatgaacggaccgatcgtcaccaaacttggtgaacaggttctatacattcctgagacggtccttacaaaaattgggaccagtcaaacacacggttagggagttattggtggattaaaattatacaaggacttatagagggacatattcatggtcaaagggaaataaccattctcactgccaccaactgagaaggttatttccctttgacgggggtgtttttcctacctcggaggaatttcttgttttctgtataATACGTGTTTATCGGTCTGTCTACTTAAAAGAGCGCTGGGTCGAAGATCCGTgaatttaacgttttgttttgtcataaatataACGTTCCAGTGACATGCCTTTTTACGCCGCCTTTATGTAATAACACGgcgtataggtttcactctgtttgttgccctgtttctctgtctctctgtttctctgtctacggagtagacttgtatctctggtactctggggtcaattgagctcaaatttggtgagtagcttggaattgtggcgcatactgggtggccgagtggtaacgcacttgcgctcggaagcgagaggttgcgagttcgaccctgggtcagggcgttagcaattttctcccccctttcctaacctaggtggtgggttcaagtgctagtctttcggatgagacgaaaaaccgaggtcccttcgtgtacactacattgggggtgcacgttaaagatcccacgattgacaaaaggatctttcctggcaaaattgtataggcatagataaaaatgtccaccaaaatacccgtgtgacttggaataatagcccgtgaaaagtaggatatgcgccgaaatggctgcgatctgctggccgatgtgaatgcgtgatgtatatattgtgtaaaaaaaaaattccatctcacacggcataaataaatccctgcgccttgaatatgtgcgcgatataaattgcataaaatgaaaataaaaaataaaaaaatccctgcgcttagaactgtatccacggaatacgcgcgatataagcctcatattgattgatgtTCCTAACGATAGTCAAACGGGAGATAATTATGAGCTTTACACACCTTACGCACCCAGCCAggggaacaaaaacaaattaaaggTTTCACATGAGGATGCGCGTCTCAACCTAACACTTGACGTCGAAGAAGTGTGCTAGTTTGTGTTtgattctgtgtttgttttgcaggAGTGGGTCACAATCTGGACACACCAGGCGAGACTTTGACAGGAGGCTGGACCTCAATGCTGGAGCCTCAGCTCGCAGGAGGGGCGGGGGCTTCTCAGGGGGGAGGGGCCAGGCCCTCAGGgatgggaggaggaggaggaggaggaggaggaggaggaggagtagggggaggaggaggagcggCGACTAAGGTGGAACATTTCTTCTTTGGCAATGCGCCACAAGGAGGGGGACAAGTCTCTCCCCCTGGACCAGCGTCGCCCAAGAGAGCAATAGTATCGCCAAATGGCTTCCTGGGATCTATGGATGGAACGGGATCGCAAACGAACGGCATGGGAACAGCTATGGACCATATGGGATCATCTATGGGCGGAATGGGATCACCGATGGACCATATGGGGTCACCTATGGGCGGAATGGGATCACAACCGCACAATATGGGATCAGGTATGGGCGGAATGGGATCACAAACGCAGAATACGGGATCAGCTATGGGCCATATGGGATCATCTTTGGGCGGTATGGGATCAAGCTCAAACGGCATGGGACCAGTTTTGGACCATATGGGATCAGCGACAAACGGTATGGGATCACCAATGGGCAATATGGGACCATCTATGGGCGGGGTGGGATCACACTCGAACGGTATGCGATCACCTATGGGCAATATGGGACCATCTATGGGCGGGTTGGGAGCACGCTCGAACAGTATGGGACCAGCTATGGGCCAGATGGGACCAGCTATGGGCGGGATAGGATCAAGCTCAAGCGGAAGAGGACCAGTGTTGGACCAAATGGGATCGTCTATGGACCGTATGGGAACACCTCTGGGCGGTATGGGATCACCTATGGGCGGTATGGGATCATCTATGGGCGGTATGGGAACACCTATGGCTCGTATTGGGTCGCCTATGGGCGGTATGGCATCAGGCGCAAGCGGTAGAGGACCAGTGTTGGACCGTATGGGTTCAGGTATAGGCCAAACGAGACGACCAATGGTCCAAATGGGATCGGCTGTAAACGGTATGGGACCAGCTATGGACAACAGAGGGTCGCCTATGGGTCAAGCGGGATCACCAATGGACGGAATGAGAATGTCAGCTTTTGGGTCCGACGCTTCGCTCGTGACAAACGGAGCTTCGCCGATCGGCCTGTCGCCCGCAGGACTGTCGTTTTCAGATAGGTTGGTATATACAAaatacgaaaataccaagcatttTTCACTCGAAAATGGAGTAggactgcctaaatggtgggggaaacggtcatatacgtaaaccccactcgtgcaaatcACGGCAATACGTGCTAAttgcagcccatgaacgcaaaaTGAGAAGAGGATCGATCTGAACAGGTAGCTTTTGGCACTTGCTCTGATTCACCCATACTGAAGAGTTCACGTTTGAGCACACTTTTTGTGACCAGTTGTTAAGCACAATGTGACATACATTATACTACCAAACGTAGCACACATGATGAACTCAAGTGTTCTCGTGTGGGCTAATTTTGCTTGTAGAATAATGTAATGATGTGTTCAAAtctggttacaaaaagtgtaTTTAAAAGTGAaacacttcagtttagagtATTGATCTCAAAACCTGCGTTTAGGAATAGCGTGAATCGCATTTTAATATTAAGTGTAATCAAGTGTGTATAtttgtatgttagtgtgtgtatgtgtgtgtgtgtgtgtgtgtgtgtgtgtgtgtgtgtgtgtgtgtttatgtgtgtgtgtttgtgtgtgtgcgtatgtatgtgtgtgtgtgcgtgtgtgtgcgtgtgtgtgtgtgtgtgtgtgtttgtgtgtgtgtgtgtgtgtttgtgtctgtgtgtttgtgcgtatatatatatatatactagaggaatacccgcttcgccgggtagccggcttcgccgggatgaaatacttagagccgtacgtcGGCTTTGctgggtccgaacaatggacccgccaagcttaggtccctcccagattcgtggaatgggaacagcacgaaaatgattcagtggccataatgccattcctgaccatatcgagtcccatccttgtcgacgaatgtaaccgtgttaatcacctttggaggcgaactccactcaaacaggattgagcaatttagagcttatctataagcccttttgaactgttatggcttctcaaaggaaggccagtacatacaaatacacaaaagccgccagaccacatcacaaacagaactgaacaatccacaggtgttgcccacatagagagagagagacacacacacacacacacaaacacagagaagccgtatatatggagagatagatgacagtgtatttttcgcgtggctataaattgattcgacctttgcacttttacagtgaggataatttacgggtccaatttacgttctggacactgcggtgaccttctaaaaatagtaacagaacgccgggaatatccgaagatgccccctcatactatagtgcaccatacgaaggaagggaggtaaacgctgaaaacatggagaagataaggaagagttactgggaatggtgaaatgaacagaaaacccaaaatcggttcagcgctgcgcgctgagagcacgtgttgaaatatctcatcgatgatattgtgtccggggtgtagctgaatacggtgtccaaatttgaaaaagatccaccgagaactttggcgttgtgatgtggtgtagcggctttggtgtgtcggtatgggggcccgggtagctgaggtggaaccaaattcggttcagcgctgcgcgctgagagcacgtgttgaaatatctcatcgatcaggttgtgtccggggtctctgtgaataagcccaccaaatttgaagcagatccatcgagaactttggccgtgcatcgcgaagacacagacacacagacacaagtcgtatatatatatatagatatatatgtgtgtatatgtgctgttgttgttgtgcttgttgcggttgttgttgttatagttCACGACAGTGAGCACTTATACGAAGGGGCCAATAATAAGCCGTTATCATTATTGTCATCAATTTTATCATCACTATCGTTGTTTTTATCAGCTCCAACGCAGGCACAGGGCCAGTGCTGACCGATGCGATCCCCGGCTCAAAGACCAGTATGGTGTACACGGACACTACCACCAAATCCCTCGACCTATTCAAACTGGGAGGAGGAGGATCagtaggaggaggaggtgggggaATTGGAGGAGGAATAGGAGGAGGAAtgggaggaggagcaggaggcatgggaggaggagcaggaggaattggaggaggagcaggaggaatgggaggaggagcaggaggaattggaggaggagcaggaggaattggaggaggagcaggaggaatGGGAGGAGGAGCACGAGGAATGGGAGGAGGAGCACGAGGAAtgggaggaggagcaggaggaatAGGAGGAGGAATAGGAGGAGGAGCTTTACCGATGGGCGGGGCACTAGCTCCAATGGGAGTCGGCGCGGACTACAGCTTTTTCGCCGGCGAGTTAGGGGCCGGGCACGCCGGCCATATCAACACCAACAGCCCCGACCAGATGCCCCTGTACGCCACCTCCGTGTCTCGCGCGCAGCCCAGGCCACAGGCTTCAGCCGTGCAGCAAGCAAGCGGAATCCCTCGCCCTGTCAAAGGACCCCGCCTTATGGACGGTTCCGGAGGGATGGTGTACCCCGGTCAGCAGTCCACCAAGGCTATGGGAGCCAGGTCGTACAACCCAAGCGTCCCGGCCAAGCTGGCCTCCACGGCGCAGCCATCCGACGCACGGTCCACGCCCAACCTTCTCTTCAGCTACCAGCCcccgcagcagca
The sequence above is a segment of the Littorina saxatilis isolate snail1 linkage group LG3, US_GU_Lsax_2.0, whole genome shotgun sequence genome. Coding sequences within it:
- the LOC138960949 gene encoding uncharacterized protein, coding for MIISQVPELSRFKGLLLQQNLRNPFSQSTLFRQPDNTEQNRRSKTETGVNIQNARETVKKFHPQSSRTNATKTLNPDATHGNKTLPSSSHDVNARSDDAGPLEAVISHISQQVTQMSASIQTLKNGNDQQNLVLDDARTSVFVQWGSSACSPSSELVYSGIVGGSFYTNTGAATNFLCLTLSPIFSDQPVPPIAAYLYGGEYETYGPHHEKDPLCAVCRSQFSTTVMIPGTNVCTSGWHLQYSGFLMAGAFHHTAGTEYICVDSRFEYRIGSDKDENGKLLYYTVTQCGTLPCSPYVNHKIVTCAVCSK
- the LOC138961252 gene encoding PE-PGRS family protein PE_PGRS30-like; the protein is MGGGGGGGGGGGGVGGGGGAATKVEHFFFGNAPQGGGQVSPPGPASPKRAIVSPNGFLGSMDGTGSQTNGMGTAMDHMGSSMGGMGSPMDHMGSPMGGMGSQPHNMGSGMGGMGSQTQNTGSAMGHMGSSLGGMGSSSNGMGPVLDHMGSATNGMGSPMGNMGPSMGGVGSHSNGMRSPMGNMGPSMGGLGARSNSMGPAMGQMGPAMGGIGSSSSGRGPVLDQMGSSMDRMGTPLGGMGSPMGGMGSSMGGMGTPMARIGSPMGGMASGASGRGPVLDRMGSGIGQTRRPMVQMGSAVNGMGPAMDNRGSPMGQAGSPMDGMRMSAFGSDASLVTNGASPIGLSPAGLSFSDSSNAGTGPVLTDAIPGSKTSMVYTDTTTKSLDLFKLGGGGSVGGGGGGIGGGIGGGMGGGAGGMGGGAGGIGGGAGGMGGGAGGIGGGAGGIGGGAGGMGGGARGMGGGARGMGGGAGGIGGGIGGGALPMGGALAPMGVGADYSFFAGELGAGHAGHINTNSPDQMPLYATSVSRAQPRPQASAVQQASGIPRPVKGPRLMDGSGGMVYPGQQSTKAMGARSYNPSVPAKLASTAQPSDARSTPNLLFSYQPPQQQQQQGLKPQHQAPVVQPTAPPPGARAGPPGPDQLRMSNRFVAGVDKLGGNQNKYAPEPMDASKTAGLGPIRGLNIPIYGQVKSANNAEQRVPCDLRVDTVFALDSMDNLWLARESIRFYQTQLLPSTQARFGVVLCGEVKTFYTALHGHFSALLASLEDLQHANATLDPSEQMADTPGFRSENNPYPPRVSENFQSTDSACLETAYYLFGHTAGDKVERLLTIIGTKDRWASSQIVEEARYLHSLNISVLTLADGGLPRYAKECLRNMASTPDKFRSVSDNVTLHALPSMIGSAICRPNKADVTMAIQRTALGKVEQPVIKGCRQINETSLERTQDFGRFFGLHTDHIRCVAGLVPDPQYCACV